A window of the Fundidesulfovibrio magnetotacticus genome harbors these coding sequences:
- a CDS encoding cobyric acid synthase translates to MSLPSHGGDVDALAREAGCAPGDILDFSASINPLGPPEWLRPVLSGAVSRLAHYPDPHCRELRARARERHGVDEARVVAGNGTSELLFALARACGLSNALVPEPSYVDYRRACLAAGMDVEGLPLRHEDALALDPGALRARLAASGARRAVFIARPNNPTGLDVPAQDVRGLAREFPEHLFVVDEAFGSFVEGFESLAGEATGNVAVLLSLTKMFAVPGLRLGLAVMDEALAGKLRAGLAPWNVNVLAQAVGERALADQDFEERSRKAAASLREPLARELAGLPGVSVWPGRANYLLCRLERPEVPALRAALLKRRIAVRDCSNFAGLDARFFRVAVRPQADNERLLDALADHLDPARPRPARRRPTPALMVQGTTSNAGKSVLAAALCRILRRRGVRVAPFKAQNMSLNSFVTARGEEMGRAQALQAQACGLAPEARMNPVLLKPCSDTGSQVIVLGRPVGTMRVREYVAYKPTAFRAAKEAYDSLAADFDAVILEGAGSPAEVNLKAHDMVNMAMAKYARSRVLLAGDIDRGGVFAALAGTMELLPEDERALVGGYVLNRFRGDPSLLEPAHRYMLDLTGKPVLGVVPEIAALGLPEEDSVSFKAGIFWSGSLGAVGRELDIAVIDLPHISNFTDFDALSREPDAGLRVVRRVADLGRPDAVILPGSKNTLADLADLRARGLADALAALAAEGAEIVGVCAGLQMLGRELSDPTGLESGLGRAPGLGLLDLATELLPGKTLRQARALHAASGQMMEGYEIHHGVTRAGSGAGLLAAREADGQAVAWGEPGRVWGTYLHGLFDAPGFRGWWLDALRARKGLPPLERAALHEAEGSVEAALDRLADTVEAALDMEAVTALMGLR, encoded by the coding sequence ATGAGCCTCCCCTCCCACGGCGGCGACGTGGACGCCCTGGCCCGCGAGGCCGGGTGCGCGCCCGGCGACATCCTGGACTTCTCGGCCAGCATCAACCCCCTGGGGCCGCCCGAGTGGCTGCGGCCCGTCCTTTCGGGGGCCGTCTCGCGCCTGGCGCACTATCCGGACCCCCACTGCCGGGAGCTGCGCGCCCGCGCCCGGGAGCGCCACGGCGTGGACGAGGCGCGCGTCGTGGCGGGCAACGGCACCAGCGAGCTGCTCTTCGCCCTGGCCCGGGCCTGCGGGCTCTCAAACGCCCTGGTCCCGGAGCCTTCCTACGTGGACTACCGCCGCGCCTGCCTGGCCGCGGGCATGGACGTGGAGGGCCTGCCCCTGCGCCACGAGGACGCCCTGGCCCTGGACCCCGGGGCCCTGCGCGCCCGCCTGGCCGCCTCCGGCGCGCGCCGGGCCGTCTTCATCGCCCGCCCCAACAACCCCACGGGCCTGGACGTTCCCGCCCAGGACGTGCGCGGCCTGGCCCGGGAGTTCCCGGAACACCTCTTCGTTGTGGACGAGGCCTTCGGCTCCTTCGTGGAAGGCTTCGAGTCCCTGGCGGGGGAGGCTACGGGCAACGTGGCGGTGCTCCTCTCGCTCACCAAGATGTTCGCCGTGCCGGGGCTGCGGCTCGGCCTGGCCGTGATGGACGAGGCCCTGGCCGGGAAACTGCGCGCCGGGCTGGCCCCCTGGAACGTCAACGTGCTGGCCCAGGCCGTGGGCGAGCGCGCCCTCGCGGACCAGGACTTCGAGGAGCGCTCCCGCAAGGCCGCCGCGTCCCTGCGCGAGCCCCTGGCCCGGGAGCTGGCCGGGCTGCCGGGCGTGAGCGTCTGGCCCGGGCGGGCCAACTACCTGCTCTGCCGCCTGGAGCGCCCGGAGGTCCCGGCCCTGCGCGCGGCGCTTCTGAAACGGCGCATCGCCGTGCGCGACTGCTCCAACTTCGCGGGCCTGGACGCCCGCTTCTTCCGCGTGGCCGTGCGCCCCCAGGCCGACAACGAGCGCCTGCTGGACGCCCTGGCGGACCACCTGGACCCGGCGCGTCCCCGTCCGGCGCGCAGGCGTCCCACACCGGCGCTCATGGTGCAGGGCACCACCTCCAACGCGGGCAAGTCCGTGCTGGCGGCGGCCCTGTGCCGCATCCTGCGCCGCCGGGGGGTGCGCGTGGCCCCGTTCAAGGCCCAGAACATGTCGCTCAACTCCTTCGTCACGGCCCGGGGCGAGGAGATGGGCCGCGCCCAGGCGCTCCAGGCCCAGGCCTGCGGCCTGGCCCCCGAGGCGCGCATGAACCCGGTGCTGCTCAAGCCCTGCTCGGACACGGGCTCCCAGGTGATCGTCCTGGGCCGCCCCGTGGGGACCATGCGCGTGCGCGAGTACGTGGCCTACAAGCCCACGGCCTTCCGGGCCGCCAAGGAAGCCTACGACTCCCTGGCGGCGGACTTCGACGCCGTGATCCTGGAGGGCGCGGGCAGCCCCGCCGAGGTGAACCTCAAGGCCCACGACATGGTGAACATGGCCATGGCCAAGTACGCCCGCTCCCGGGTGCTCCTGGCCGGAGACATCGACCGGGGCGGCGTGTTCGCGGCCCTGGCGGGCACCATGGAGCTTTTGCCCGAGGACGAGCGCGCCCTGGTGGGCGGCTACGTGCTCAACCGCTTCCGGGGCGACCCCTCGCTGCTGGAGCCGGCCCACCGGTACATGCTCGACCTCACGGGAAAACCCGTGCTGGGCGTGGTCCCGGAAATCGCGGCGCTGGGGCTGCCGGAGGAGGACTCCGTGAGCTTCAAGGCCGGAATTTTCTGGTCCGGGAGTCTCGGGGCCGTGGGCCGCGAGCTGGACATCGCCGTGATCGACCTGCCCCACATCTCCAACTTCACCGACTTCGACGCCCTCTCCCGGGAGCCCGACGCGGGGCTGCGGGTGGTGCGTCGCGTGGCCGACCTGGGACGCCCCGACGCCGTGATCCTGCCCGGCAGCAAGAACACCCTGGCCGACCTGGCGGACCTGCGCGCCCGGGGCCTGGCCGACGCCCTGGCCGCCCTGGCCGCCGAAGGCGCGGAGATCGTGGGCGTCTGCGCGGGGCTCCAGATGCTGGGCCGGGAACTGAGCGACCCCACGGGCCTGGAATCGGGCCTGGGGCGCGCGCCGGGCCTGGGGCTTCTGGACCTGGCCACGGAGCTTCTGCCGGGCAAGACCCTGCGCCAGGCCCGGGCGCTCCACGCGGCCTCGGGCCAGATGATGGAGGGCTACGAGATCCACCACGGCGTCACGCGGGCCGGAAGCGGCGCGGGGCTCCTGGCGGCGCGCGAAGCGGACGGCCAGGCCGTGGCCTGGGGCGAGCCCGGGCGCGTGTGGGGCACCTACCTGCACGGGCTTTTCGACGCGCCCGGCTTCCGGGGCTGGTGGCTGGACGCTCTGCGCGCGCGCAAGGGCCTGCCCCCCCTGGAGCGCGCGGCCCTGCACGAGGCCGAAGGCAGCGTGGAGGCCGCCCTGGATCGCCTGGCCGACACGGTGGAGGCCGCCCTGGACATGGAAGCCGTCACGGCCCTCATGGGCCTTCGGTGA
- a CDS encoding LysR family transcriptional regulator, which yields MEFHHLRTFVAVAEEGNLSRAAERLNLSLPAVSAHVKSLEEELGVSLFNRSARGMEPTGAARRLCETARDALSRAQDLFAQARSLRGEAAGDIVLSRNTDPEFLRLPRMLAVLGREHPRSLVHVDCCDSYNVAQTLKAGRVHAGFAYGCFDDEPQLTALPLGMACVRVVGPPAWRERLEQAAVSDLAAMPWVWFHERCPFVLMARDLLAEEGTPPRTAAVINDEDTIRSLVASGMGLSLLREDMARPDNPGRELAVWPGGALGIPINLVALTKRLHEPEVKAALDAAAEAWGLDRAARAASEGTVRGNAPDTAPEAGGEACGA from the coding sequence ATGGAATTCCACCACCTGCGCACCTTCGTCGCCGTGGCCGAGGAGGGCAACCTCTCGCGCGCGGCCGAGCGTCTGAACCTCTCGCTCCCGGCCGTGAGCGCCCACGTGAAGAGCCTGGAAGAGGAGCTGGGCGTGAGCCTCTTCAACCGCTCCGCCCGGGGCATGGAACCCACCGGCGCGGCAAGGCGGCTCTGCGAGACCGCCCGCGACGCCCTCTCCCGCGCCCAGGACCTCTTCGCCCAGGCCCGCAGCCTGCGCGGCGAGGCGGCAGGAGACATCGTGCTCTCCCGCAACACCGACCCGGAGTTCCTGCGCCTGCCCCGCATGCTGGCCGTCCTGGGGCGCGAGCATCCCAGGTCCCTGGTCCACGTGGACTGCTGCGACTCCTACAACGTCGCCCAGACCCTGAAGGCGGGCAGGGTCCACGCGGGCTTCGCCTACGGCTGCTTCGACGACGAGCCGCAGCTGACTGCCCTGCCCCTGGGCATGGCCTGCGTGCGGGTGGTGGGGCCGCCCGCCTGGAGGGAACGGCTCGAACAGGCCGCCGTGAGCGATCTGGCCGCCATGCCCTGGGTCTGGTTCCACGAGCGCTGCCCCTTCGTGCTCATGGCCCGCGACCTCCTGGCCGAGGAGGGGACTCCGCCCAGGACGGCGGCCGTGATCAACGACGAGGACACCATCCGCTCCCTGGTGGCCTCGGGCATGGGGCTCTCGCTGCTGCGCGAGGACATGGCCCGCCCGGACAATCCGGGGCGGGAGCTGGCCGTGTGGCCCGGGGGGGCGCTGGGCATTCCCATCAACCTCGTGGCGCTCACGAAACGGCTCCACGAGCCCGAGGTGAAGGCCGCCCTGGACGCTGCCGCCGAGGCCTGGGGCCTGGACCGCGCGGCCCGGGCGGCGTCCGAGGGGACGGTCCGGGGGAACGCCCCGGACACGGCCCCGGAGGCGGGCGGGGAGGCGTGCGGCGCATGA
- a CDS encoding aminotransferase-like domain-containing protein, translated as MQPESYRYETVRQSVLEQIESGGLKPGDKAPSLRRLAQRMRVSLSTVLLAYGQLESEGVLEARPKSGYFVRARQKRLPLPRVKSCPDEFPETLNRARLIGKLLENMARRDLVPLGVARTDEALLPLAQLNRMLAQTLRDEGERTGYYGPVPGLESLRVQIASHCLDAGIECGPSGVVVTNGAMEALHVALRSVTRPGDTVAIASPTYYCFLQLLENLGLRVIEVPSRPGEGVRPADLALITERFRVAACVLTPNFNNPDGALTPDPAKAEIVEILARTGTPLIEDDVYGDLHHGPERPRCCKSYDREGLVLHCSSFSKSLSPGYRVGWLMPGRFLDKALEIKATVSVATATPTQMAVAEFLRQGLMHRHLKRLRPALKSMMDNMLGLIERHFPPGTRATRPSGGTVCWVELPGGGDGVEFMRLAMDAGISAAPGALFSSQGCFRRFVRLSAGVRQGPELEAAVKTLGRIAWELSDAGHETPASEPWENDPIAMPEALLKDS; from the coding sequence GTGCAGCCCGAGTCCTACCGCTACGAGACCGTGCGTCAGAGCGTGCTGGAGCAGATCGAGTCCGGCGGGCTCAAGCCCGGCGACAAGGCGCCCTCCCTGCGTCGCCTGGCCCAGCGCATGCGCGTGAGCCTCTCCACGGTGCTTCTGGCCTATGGCCAGCTGGAGAGCGAAGGCGTGCTGGAGGCCCGCCCCAAGTCGGGGTATTTCGTGCGCGCCCGGCAGAAGCGCCTGCCCTTGCCCCGGGTGAAGTCCTGCCCGGACGAGTTCCCCGAGACGCTCAACCGCGCCCGGCTCATCGGGAAGCTCCTGGAGAACATGGCCCGGCGCGACCTGGTGCCCCTGGGCGTGGCCCGCACCGACGAGGCCCTGCTCCCCCTGGCGCAACTCAACCGCATGCTGGCCCAGACCCTGCGCGACGAAGGCGAGCGCACCGGCTACTACGGCCCCGTGCCGGGCCTGGAGTCCTTGCGGGTGCAGATCGCCTCCCACTGCCTGGACGCGGGCATCGAGTGCGGCCCCTCGGGGGTGGTGGTCACCAACGGGGCCATGGAGGCCCTGCACGTGGCCCTGCGCTCCGTGACGCGCCCGGGCGACACCGTGGCCATCGCCTCGCCCACCTACTACTGCTTCCTCCAGCTCCTGGAGAATCTGGGCCTGCGGGTCATCGAGGTGCCCTCGCGCCCCGGCGAGGGCGTGCGACCGGCCGACCTGGCCCTGATCACGGAGCGCTTCCGCGTGGCGGCCTGCGTGCTCACCCCCAACTTCAACAATCCCGACGGCGCGCTCACCCCGGACCCGGCCAAGGCCGAGATCGTGGAGATCCTCGCCCGCACGGGCACGCCCCTCATCGAGGACGACGTCTACGGCGACCTGCACCACGGCCCCGAGCGCCCCCGCTGCTGCAAGAGCTACGACCGAGAGGGCCTGGTGCTCCACTGCTCCTCGTTCTCCAAAAGCCTCTCCCCGGGCTACCGCGTGGGCTGGCTCATGCCCGGCCGGTTCCTGGACAAGGCCCTGGAGATCAAGGCCACCGTGAGCGTGGCCACCGCCACCCCCACCCAGATGGCCGTGGCCGAGTTCCTGCGACAGGGCCTGATGCACCGCCACCTCAAGCGCCTGCGCCCGGCGCTCAAATCCATGATGGACAACATGCTGGGGCTCATCGAGCGCCACTTCCCGCCCGGCACGCGCGCCACCCGGCCCTCGGGCGGCACGGTCTGCTGGGTGGAACTGCCCGGCGGCGGGGACGGCGTGGAGTTCATGCGCCTGGCCATGGACGCGGGCATCAGCGCCGCGCCCGGGGCGCTCTTCTCCTCCCAGGGCTGCTTCCGGCGCTTCGTGCGCCTCTCGGCGGGCGTGCGCCAGGGGCCGGAGCTGGAGGCCGCCGTGAAGACGCTGGGACGCATCGCCTGGGAACTTTCCGACGCAGGACATGAAACCCCTGCTAGCGAACCCTGGGAAAACGATCCAATCGCAATGCCTGAAGCCCTGCTTAAGGATTCGTGA
- a CDS encoding DUF2917 domain-containing protein, with amino-acid sequence MAYESTPRNWPCESRGLADDARDALFPNAFSAFVQRLLFALTPRGRAVVTLAPGQTAVLEGQRLARVACLEGQAWVTNPDIGRDVLLKGGEIVESQGGASMAVTAVRGPSRVSLGWK; translated from the coding sequence ATGGCATACGAATCCACCCCCCGCAACTGGCCCTGCGAGTCCCGCGGCCTGGCCGACGACGCGCGCGACGCCCTGTTTCCCAACGCGTTCTCGGCCTTCGTCCAGCGCCTGCTCTTCGCCTTGACCCCGCGCGGGCGCGCAGTGGTGACGCTCGCGCCGGGCCAGACCGCCGTGCTGGAGGGCCAGCGCCTGGCGCGCGTGGCCTGCCTGGAAGGACAGGCTTGGGTGACCAACCCCGACATCGGGCGCGACGTGCTGCTCAAGGGCGGCGAGATCGTGGAGTCCCAGGGCGGGGCGTCCATGGCCGTCACGGCGGTGCGCGGCCCCTCGCGGGTGAGCCTGGGCTGGAAGTAG
- a CDS encoding GGDEF domain-containing protein produces the protein MKSHAPVNPEGKRCFDGICETLDRLGVPRNSKWRALILFMRSIRDYDIYTPEQKRQIQALVVQVLKEGDLTETRFDDISRKTEAILSAPWRTKLQNALNDLSRAIGDSRGIILKRKGDIESLGQETVENVQSGKDLDALLEDIRKGFTDVVRYMEQDAENLARLSFTDALTGLANRRAFEDALAKAVAGARARKTPLCVLMVDVDHFKAFNDLHGHLIGDQALNAVASVIRDCQKQVEERGGKVLSARYGGEEFTVIAQDMALKQAVALAEHIRHRIETYNFIIRDVDGEILNSGITLTVSLGVACLDDAWKDSLEQRLINAADEAMYQAKLAGRNKVFSKGD, from the coding sequence ATGAAGTCCCATGCGCCTGTCAATCCTGAAGGGAAACGCTGTTTCGACGGCATCTGCGAGACGCTGGACCGCCTGGGGGTGCCCCGCAACTCCAAGTGGCGGGCGCTCATCCTGTTCATGCGCTCCATCCGCGACTACGACATCTACACTCCCGAGCAGAAGCGCCAGATCCAGGCCCTGGTCGTCCAGGTGCTCAAGGAGGGCGACCTCACGGAAACGCGCTTCGACGACATTTCCCGCAAAACCGAGGCCATCCTCTCCGCGCCCTGGCGCACCAAGCTCCAGAACGCCCTGAACGACCTCTCCCGCGCCATCGGGGATTCCCGGGGCATCATCCTCAAGCGCAAAGGCGACATCGAATCCCTGGGCCAGGAAACCGTGGAGAACGTGCAGAGCGGCAAGGACCTGGACGCCCTCCTGGAAGACATCCGCAAGGGTTTCACCGACGTGGTCCGCTACATGGAGCAGGACGCGGAGAACCTGGCCAGGCTCTCTTTCACCGACGCCCTCACGGGTCTGGCAAACCGCCGCGCCTTCGAGGACGCCCTGGCCAAGGCCGTGGCCGGGGCCCGCGCCCGCAAGACCCCCCTGTGCGTGCTCATGGTCGACGTGGACCACTTCAAGGCCTTCAACGACCTCCACGGCCACCTCATCGGCGACCAGGCCCTCAACGCCGTGGCCTCCGTGATCCGCGACTGCCAGAAACAGGTCGAGGAACGCGGCGGCAAGGTCCTGAGCGCCCGCTACGGCGGCGAGGAGTTCACCGTCATCGCCCAGGACATGGCCCTCAAGCAGGCCGTCGCGCTGGCCGAGCACATCCGCCACCGCATCGAGACCTACAACTTCATCATCCGCGACGTGGACGGCGAAATCCTCAACTCCGGCATCACCCTCACCGTGAGCCTGGGCGTGGCCTGCCTCGACGACGCCTGGAAGGACTCCCTGGAACAACGCCTGATCAACGCCGCCGACGAGGCCATGTACCAGGCCAAACTCGCCGGTCGCAACAAAGTGTTCTCCAAAGGAGACTGA